Part of the Syntrophorhabdaceae bacterium genome is shown below.
AGACCACGGCCCTTATCAGGGCTTCAGTACGGGTAGGAGCGATTATGGGAGGAGCAAAGACGCGGGCCCTTGCAAAATTCACCCGCTACGGAGAGGCGCTCGGTCTCGCTTTTCAGATCATGGACGATCTTCTCGATGTGGAGGGAGACGAGGAAATAGTGGGCAAGCGCCTGAAGAAGGATACGAATAAACAGACCTACGTAAGACATTACGGCGTGGTTGCGTCCAAGATCAAGCTGGAACAGCTCACCGAAGAAGCGGTAAAATCCGTCCAGTTTTTAGGCGATAATTCCGCCATCCTCGCCGAATTGGCTCAGTTTATCGGCAGTCGGGTCTCTTAATGTTTCTCGAGAGAATAGAGGGCCCCGGAGACTTAAAGAAGCTGGACGCGGGTGAGCTCTCCCAGCTCGCCGAAGAAGTGCGCCGGTGCATCATCGACACGGTCTCTCACACGGGAGGGCACCTTTCCTCCAACCTGGGCGTGGTGGAGTTGACCCTCGCCCTCCATTGCGTCTTCGACTCACCGCAGGATAAGATTATTTGGGATGTGGGCCATCAGAGCTATACCCATAAACTGGTAACCGGCAGAAAAGGCCGGTTCGCCACCTTGCGTCAGAATGGCGGCATAAGCGGCTTTCCCTCACGCAAAGAAAGCGTCTACGACGTCTTTGACACCGGTCATGCGAGCAATTCCATCTCTGTGGCGGTGGGCCTCGCCGAAGCGCGCAATAAAACGGGCAAGAACCATAAGATAGTTGCGGTTATCGGCGACGGCTCGCTTACGGGAGGCATGTCTTTCGAGGCACTCAACCACGCCGGCCACTTAAGAAGCGATATTATCGTCATTCTCAATGACAATGAGATGTCCATCTCCAAAAACATCGGCGCCCTTTCGTCATATCTCAATAAGATCATGACAGGGGAGTTCATGAGCAACTTGCGCGAAGAGGTCAAGTCAAGGCTCAGGAAGCTGCCCCAACCGGTAGGCGATACCGTGTACAAGGTGGCGCGCCACGTGGAAGAGACCATAAAGGCCCTGGTTACGCCGGGCATGCTCTTCGAAGCCCTCGGTTTCCAGTATGTGGGGCCTGTAGACGGTCACAATCTCGGCCATCTCCTCGATAACCTCCAGAACGTGAAGCGCCTGAGGGGTCCTGTGCTCCTCCACGTGATCACGAAAAAGGGGAAGGGTTATGTCCATGCGGAGGACGATCCCGAGAGGTTTCACGGCATCTCCACCTTCGAGCTCGAAACAGGCGCCTCCACCTCCAAAGGGGTAAAGACTTATACCGACATATTCGGTCAGACAATGATCGAGCTTGCCGAAAAAGATGAGAGGATTGTGGCGATCACCGCGGCCATGGGCCTGGGCACAGGACTCGACCGGTTTTCCCAGCTTTTTCCCGAACGGTTTTATGATATCGGTATTGCGGAGCAGCATGGCGTCACCTTCGCCGGCGCCCTCGCCCTCGGGGGATTGAGGCCTTTCATCGCCATTTATTCTACGTTCCTCCAAAGGGCCTACGATCAGATCATCCTTGACGTCTGTCTCCAGGACCTCCCGGTGGTCTTCGCCGTCGATCGAGGCGGCATCGTGGGACAGGACGGACCTACCCATCACGGCGCCTTCGATCTCACCTATTTCCGCTCCATCCCGAACCTCATCCTCATGACCCCTAAGGACGAAAATGAGCTGAGGCAGATGCTCTATTCCGCGTACTGCTATGGAAAACCCGTTGCCGTCAGGTATCCCCGGGGTGAAGCGCTGGGGGTTGCCATGGCCCCCGAATTCGAGGAAATTCCGCTGGGCTCATGGGAGCTTTTGAGGACCGGCACCGACGTGGCGATTATCGCCTGCGGGAGCCCTGTCCACCCTGCCCTTCTGGCCGCCGCCGATCTCGCGGAGGCCGGCATTCATTGCGCTGTGATAAACGGGCGGTTCGTAAAGCCCATGGACTGCGAGATGCTTTCCCGTGTGGCAGCCAATTCCGCACGAATCCTGACCGTCGAAGAAAATACCCTCATGGGAGGCTTCGGAAGCGGGGTCTCGGAAATGCTGGCTGAACAGGGCATCCTGGTGCCTGTCAGAAATATCGGCCTGCCGGACGCATTCCTGCCCCACGGGTCCCAGTCGAGTCTGAGGCGCAAAATAGGACTCGATCGGGAAGGGATCGTAAAGGCAGTGAAGGATTGGCTAAAGAGCGCATAGATACCATCCTGGCCAGACTGGGCCTTGCCCCCTCCAGAGAGAAGGCAAGGGTCCTGATCATGGCGGGTGAGGTATATATCGGAAGCGAGCGGGTGACAAAACCCGACATGAAAGTAGCCGGCGACGCCCCCATCGAGGTAAGGGGAGACCCCATCCCATACGTGAGCTACGGGGGGATCAAGCTCGAAGCGGCGCTCGATAGATTCGGCATCGACGTCACGGGGTTTACGGCCCTGGATGTGGGTTCGTCCACGGGGGGCTTTGTAGACTGTCTTCTCGCCCATGGAGTGCGGAAAGTCCACGCCATCGACGTAGGCACCCATCAACTCCACGAGAAGCTGAGAAAGGACGAGAGGGTCGTCCTCCGGGAAAACCTGAACGCCCGGACCCTCACGCTTGAAGACATAGGCGAGCTGGTGGACGTGGTGACTATAGACGTATCCTTCATCTCCCTGAGGAAGATACTGCCGCCCGTGGTCTCCTTGATCAAGCCCGGGGGATGTATTATGTCTCTTTTTAAGCCTCAGTTCGAGGTGGGTCGGTTTGAAGTAGGCAAAGGCGGGATTGTGAAGGACCAGGAGAAGATCTCCCGAGTGATGGAGGAGATAAAGGCCTTCGGTCTCTCGATCGGGGTAGAGGCAAAAGATTCGATAGAGGTCCCCCGGGACAGGAAGAAAAAAAACAAGGAATATTTCATATTATGGGAAATCCGCACATCCCCAAATCAGTGAAGTACTTCGCGAGCCTGATGTTCGCCACCGAGATATCCCTTCATAAAGCGGAGGGGGAACTGGTGAGCTACATCGGGAAGATAGAGCAGACCACGGGGCTTATCCCGTTTATCCACAGCACCTACTACGATAAGGAGATGGGAGGAAATATCATGAGGGTCTTCCTCCTTTTCGAGCCCTTGCTCCACAGAGACCTCCTGCCGGAGATAAAGCTCCAGACCAACGAGATAGAGAGGCAGCTCAAGGTACAGGGAAAGAGAACCGTCAACATCGATCCCGGCTATATCGCCCTTGAGCACATTATACTCGCCACCACAAAAGGGTATTCCCACAGGGTTTACCTCAGTAAGGGCATCTACGCCGACCTGACCCTCATGTTCCAGAACGGGACATACCGGCCCCTCGAATGGACCTATCCCGATTACCGCGAAAAAGAGACCATATTTATCATGAACCAATGGAGAGAGATCTATAAGGGGATGCTGAAACCATGAAGAGTATGACAGGATTTGCCAAAGTGGAGGTAGAAAGCGCCGAAGGGAAGCTTTACGGTGAAGCGAGGTCCTTAAACAGTCGCTACCTTGAAGTCAGCATAAAGCTCTCGCGGGCCGATTCCGGCTACGAACAGAAGCTGAGAGAGATGGCAAAACAAAGCGTGAAACGGGGTAAACTTGACCTCGTGGTCAGGTGGGAGCGCTCGTCGGGACAACCGGCCCCATTTAAAGTGAACGAGGGTACGGTAAAGCAGTATGTGGAGATGGCACGGAGCCTGAAGGAAGAATACGGGATCAAAGGGGATCTCACCCTGGAAACCTTGTTCAACCAGCGGGAGATCATCACCTTTGAGGAGAGTAACGGGATACCGGAAGAGATCCTCCTTCCCGCGTTCCACTCCCTTCTTACGAAACTGAATGAAGAGAAGGCCCGGGAAGGGGCCCTTATACTGAGCGACCTCTTCGGTCGGCTGGAGTCGATATCCGGCTATCTCAAAGAGATCGAGGAGCGATGGCCTTCGGTTATCGAGGCCCATGGAGAAAAGCTGCGCGAGAGGGTGACGGAGGCGACAAAAGGAATCCCTGTCGACGAGGGGAGGATATTGCAGGAGCTTGCGATCTACATGGAGCGTCTCGATATCGCCGAGGAACTCGTGAGGCTCAGGGGCCACATAGGTAATTTCCAGGATACGGTCGCGTCCGATGAATCGATAGGAAGAAAGCTCGATTTCATTATTCAGGAGATGGTGAGAGAGGCCAACACCATCGGGAGCAAGTCGAACGACCTCTATGTGAACGAACGGGTTATCCAGATAAAAGTTGAGATAGAGAAACTGAGGGAGCAGGCTCAGAATGTCGAATAAAGGGAAAAAAGGACGGCTTTTTGTCGTGTCCGGGCCGTCCGGGGCGGGAAAGAGCTCGATTATAGAACGTTTCCTGAAAGAAGACGCACGTTCCCACTTCTCCATCTCCTATACGACGAGGCAGAAGAGGCCCCGCGAGGAGGACGGAAAAGATTACTACTTTATCGATCAGGCCCTTTTCCGGAAGATGGTTGAAGAAGAGTCTTTTCTTGAATGGGAGCAGGTGCATAGCCATTCCTACGGCACCCCGGCAAAAGAGGTGGGCGATACGCTCCGGCAGGGGCTCGACATGATTCTCGATATAGACGTAAAAGGCGCTCTCCGGATCAAAGAGAAATGTCCTGAAGCATGCCTCGTCTTTGTGGAGCCCCCGTCAAAAGAAGAGCTGGTCAAGCGTTTATCCCTGCGGGGAGAGAAGGAACTGGAACTCAGGATGAAGAGGGTCGAAGAAGAGCTTGCACAAAAGCGATTCTT
Proteins encoded:
- the dxs gene encoding 1-deoxy-D-xylulose-5-phosphate synthase, giving the protein MFLERIEGPGDLKKLDAGELSQLAEEVRRCIIDTVSHTGGHLSSNLGVVELTLALHCVFDSPQDKIIWDVGHQSYTHKLVTGRKGRFATLRQNGGISGFPSRKESVYDVFDTGHASNSISVAVGLAEARNKTGKNHKIVAVIGDGSLTGGMSFEALNHAGHLRSDIIVILNDNEMSISKNIGALSSYLNKIMTGEFMSNLREEVKSRLRKLPQPVGDTVYKVARHVEETIKALVTPGMLFEALGFQYVGPVDGHNLGHLLDNLQNVKRLRGPVLLHVITKKGKGYVHAEDDPERFHGISTFELETGASTSKGVKTYTDIFGQTMIELAEKDERIVAITAAMGLGTGLDRFSQLFPERFYDIGIAEQHGVTFAGALALGGLRPFIAIYSTFLQRAYDQIILDVCLQDLPVVFAVDRGGIVGQDGPTHHGAFDLTYFRSIPNLILMTPKDENELRQMLYSAYCYGKPVAVRYPRGEALGVAMAPEFEEIPLGSWELLRTGTDVAIIACGSPVHPALLAAADLAEAGIHCAVINGRFVKPMDCEMLSRVAANSARILTVEENTLMGGFGSGVSEMLAEQGILVPVRNIGLPDAFLPHGSQSSLRRKIGLDREGIVKAVKDWLKSA
- a CDS encoding TlyA family RNA methyltransferase, producing MAKERIDTILARLGLAPSREKARVLIMAGEVYIGSERVTKPDMKVAGDAPIEVRGDPIPYVSYGGIKLEAALDRFGIDVTGFTALDVGSSTGGFVDCLLAHGVRKVHAIDVGTHQLHEKLRKDERVVLRENLNARTLTLEDIGELVDVVTIDVSFISLRKILPPVVSLIKPGGCIMSLFKPQFEVGRFEVGKGGIVKDQEKISRVMEEIKAFGLSIGVEAKDSIEVPRDRKKKNKEYFILWEIRTSPNQ
- a CDS encoding DUF4416 family protein, whose translation is MGNPHIPKSVKYFASLMFATEISLHKAEGELVSYIGKIEQTTGLIPFIHSTYYDKEMGGNIMRVFLLFEPLLHRDLLPEIKLQTNEIERQLKVQGKRTVNIDPGYIALEHIILATTKGYSHRVYLSKGIYADLTLMFQNGTYRPLEWTYPDYREKETIFIMNQWREIYKGMLKP
- a CDS encoding YicC/YloC family endoribonuclease; protein product: MKSMTGFAKVEVESAEGKLYGEARSLNSRYLEVSIKLSRADSGYEQKLREMAKQSVKRGKLDLVVRWERSSGQPAPFKVNEGTVKQYVEMARSLKEEYGIKGDLTLETLFNQREIITFEESNGIPEEILLPAFHSLLTKLNEEKAREGALILSDLFGRLESISGYLKEIEERWPSVIEAHGEKLRERVTEATKGIPVDEGRILQELAIYMERLDIAEELVRLRGHIGNFQDTVASDESIGRKLDFIIQEMVREANTIGSKSNDLYVNERVIQIKVEIEKLREQAQNVE
- the gmk gene encoding guanylate kinase, with translation MSNKGKKGRLFVVSGPSGAGKSSIIERFLKEDARSHFSISYTTRQKRPREEDGKDYYFIDQALFRKMVEEESFLEWEQVHSHSYGTPAKEVGDTLRQGLDMILDIDVKGALRIKEKCPEACLVFVEPPSKEELVKRLSLRGEKELELRMKRVEEELAQKRFFQYTIVNDTLEKAYEDFVAIVDAMRRM